The sequence ACACCGCCAACGGCCGCCAGAACCGGCGGCAATCCATCGTAATCCCTGGCAAGCGGTACTAACACGCGCGAGTGCCCTGCGAACGCGGTAGCGGCTCTGAGCGCTAGCGCCGGGAACATAGCACCATTGGGCAACCGGACCAGCCCGGAGCCCGCGCTGGATGCCCGGGCCGGCGCTGGTCGCGTAACTCGTCTGACCCGAAAGACGTAGCGTTTGCTTTGCATTGGGCAGTATTTGCTCTACTAACCGTTCAGGCTCCCGGAAGTCGGGTTTTCAGTCGGGTTTCTGGGCGAGCGCGCCCGCAGGAATCGCCCGAGGAGTACTGTGCGTACTTCGCGGGGCGAGGCCGAGGACGAAAGGAGCCCGGAAACCCGCCTGGGAAGCCGTCGTCGAGGCGCGCACCCGGGTGAACGGTTACTTGCTCTACATATGGTCAGCCATACCCGACCGCCGGGCCGCCCTAGACGCGCGATCGCTCGAGCCTGACCCGTGGCCGAAGACAGGGTTCGATCGTTAGACTGGTCGTAGTTTCGAGGAAAGCAACGCAGCCAGAGGTGGCCGGAGCCGGCGAAGTGGGAAAGCTATTCTTGAACGGGTCCATGGCCGCGCTGTGCTGGCCGCTGTGCTGGCCGCTGTGCTGGCTCCTGTCCGGATGCGGCACCCGCGGCAACGCACAGGTCGCAAAGGTGCAGCTTGCGGTCTTCGCTGCGTCGTCGCTGAAGGAAGCGTTCGCAGAGCTCGAGCAGGGTTTCGAGCAGTCCCAGCCCGGCGTGGACGCGCAGCTCAGCTTTGCGGGCAGCCAGGTCTTGCGACTTCAGATCGAACAAGGCGCAACGGCTGACGTATTCGCCTCCGCCAACGAGCGCCATATGCAGGCGCTCCTGGATGCGGACCACGTGTCCCAGAGCCGGACCTTCGCCCGCAACGAGCTCGTGGTGATCGTGCCCAAGAGCAATCCCGCCGGCATCGAGCGCTTCGATGGGCTCGGCAAGGCAACACGAATCGTGATCGGCAGCGACAACGTGCCGGTGGGGATCTACACGCGTCAGGTGCTGCAGCACGCGAGCAGCGAGCTCGGCAACAAGCTCGTGGCCAGGGTGCAAAGCCGCATCGTGTCCGAAGAAAGCAACGCTCGGCTCGTGCGCGCGAAGATCGAGATGGGCGAAGCAGACGCCGCCGTGGTGT is a genomic window of Pseudomonadota bacterium containing:
- the modA gene encoding molybdate ABC transporter substrate-binding protein — encoded protein: MGKLFLNGSMAALCWPLCWPLCWLLSGCGTRGNAQVAKVQLAVFAASSLKEAFAELEQGFEQSQPGVDAQLSFAGSQVLRLQIEQGATADVFASANERHMQALLDADHVSQSRTFARNELVVIVPKSNPAGIERFDGLGKATRIVIGSDNVPVGIYTRQVLQHASSELGNKLVARVQSRIVSEESNARLVRAKIEMGEADAAVVYRTDAASSDRVRALPIPDTLNVRASYPIGALTRSRHATEAYQFIDYVLSQQGRRVLSRHGFITGEE